One Zeugodacus cucurbitae isolate PBARC_wt_2022May chromosome 3, idZeuCucr1.2, whole genome shotgun sequence genomic region harbors:
- the LOC128920383 gene encoding pickpocket protein 11-like isoform X2 gives MKMSVHSIKTTTIKNSETIEPSYYFVIFDDYLQPKKQQNFNKHEKELLRFNGKHTKEMTLNRSIGEKWRLMFKKFTQQRAVKVKPLNNLNETNVPKPKCSFQIYCEIASLHGFIYLVSTSRWQRLFWYFILCLMLYLSITTLWNSLSLNADNPTILYVGSKTGIMWGRSFPTITLCNMNRISKKKLNDLLIKDFSAESANRIRPFIPYLLYGSLPVNATSASYRYLHTILSSKNYTHKEFLQTISPDCESQLLRCKIHGQIQPCNALFRRVETQNGFCCAFNFDDVINGNQTAEELNIHNNRFGYKWGLTVLLDPQVEDYYASRNKFAGYQIYSRSASDFISINQPNEIVFPRREIYVHITPLITEVATAVKWHDLHLRRCYLPKERKLLAFDDYSQQNCFAECRSRRMVKICGCVPPLWPRAHNWTVCTLMQASCVMSQIDSVMRTIHPSGKDYKLNQKAERYICKCYPKCESLIYKTDYGNTILDRNYSISDLEF, from the exons ATGAAAATGTCAGTGCATAGCATAAAAACCACGAcaataaaaaattcagaaaCCATAGAGCCaagttattattttgtaatttttgacgATTACTTACAacccaaaaaacaacaaaattttaataaacatgaAAAGGAGCTATTGAGATTTAATGGAAAGCATACCAAGGAAATGACGCTGAACCGTAGTATAGGTGAAAAGTGGCGACTAATGTTCAAGAAATTTACCCAGCAACGAGCAGTGAAAGTGAAACCGTTGAATAATCTAAATGAAACAAATGTGCCTAAACCGAAGTGCAGCTTTCAAATCTATTGTGAAATAGCAAGTCTACACGGTTTCATTTATTTAGTGAGTACTTCAAGGTGGCAACGCttgttttggtattttattttgtgCCTTATGCTGTATTTATCCATTACTACGTTGTGGAATTCGTTGAGTTTAAATGCCGATAATCCCACGATTTTATATGTGGGGTCAAAAACAGGCATAATGTGGGGTCGCTCATTTCCAACGATTACGCTTTGCAATATGAATCGCATCTCGAAAAAGAAACTCAACGATTTGCTAATAAAGGA TTTCAGTGCCGAAAGCGCCAACCGAATTCGTCCCTTTATTCCATACCTTCTATACGGCTCACTACCGGTAAATGCAACGTCTGCCTCCTACCGTTATTTGCATACGATTCTAAGTAGTAAAAATTATACGCACAAAGAGTTTTTACAAACAATCTCACCCGACTGTGAGAGTCAATTGTTACGTTGTAAAATACATGGTCAGATACAACCCTGCAACGCACTCTTTCGCCGCGTGGAAACACAGAATGGCTTTTGTTGTGCCTTTAACTTTGATGACGTCATTAATGGAAATCAAACAGCGGAAGAATTAAATATACACAACAATCGTTTTGGCTATAAGTGGGGTCTGACCGTGCTGCTCGATCCACAGGTGGAGGATTACTATGCGTCTCGAAATAAATTTGCCGGATATCAAATATACTCACGTTCTGCATCCGATTTCATCAGCATTAATCAGCCAAATGAAATCGTATTTCCAAGGAGAGAGATTTATGTTCATATTACACCTTTGATCACTGAAGTTGCGACCGCTGTGAAGTGGCATGATCTACACTTGCGACGTTGCTATTTGCCGAAGGAACGTAAATTGCTCGCTTTTGACGATTATTCACAACAAAATTGTTTTGCGGAATGCCGCAGTCGAAGAATGGTGAAGATCTGCGGTTGTGTGCCTCCATTATGGCCTCGTGCCCACAATTGGACCGTTTGCACCTTGATGCAGGCGAGCTGTGTGATGTCTCAAATTG ATTCTGTTATGAGAACAATTCACCCTAGCGGTAAGGATTATAAACTGAATCAGAAGGCTGAAAGATACATTTGTAAGTGTTACCCGAAATGTGAGTCTTTGATATATAAAACTGACTACGGTAATACAATCTTGGACAGAAACTATTCGATAAGTGATCTAGAATTCTA
- the LOC128920383 gene encoding pickpocket protein 11-like isoform X1 gives MKMSVHSIKTTTIKNSETIEPSYYFVIFDDYLQPKKQQNFNKHEKELLRFNGKHTKEMTLNRSIGEKWRLMFKKFTQQRAVKVKPLNNLNETNVPKPKCSFQIYCEIASLHGFIYLVSTSRWQRLFWYFILCLMLYLSITTLWNSLSLNADNPTILYVGSKTGIMWGRSFPTITLCNMNRISKKKLNDLLIKDFSAESANRIRPFIPYLLYGSLPVNATSASYRYLHTILSSKNYTHKEFLQTISPDCESQLLRCKIHGQIQPCNALFRRVETQNGFCCAFNFDDVINGNQTAEELNIHNNRFGYKWGLTVLLDPQVEDYYASRNKFAGYQIYSRSASDFISINQPNEIVFPRREIYVHITPLITEVATAVKWHDLHLRRCYLPKERKLLAFDDYSQQNCFAECRSRRMVKICGCVPPLWPRAHNWTVCTLMQASCVMSQIDSVMRTIHPSGKDYKLNQKAERYICKCYPKCESLIYKTDYGNTILDRNYSISDLEFYRDIELKNHLVVHAFYAEMCNDYMRLDVRYHLLNYFGLVGGITSLYMGFSFISGFEIVFFLIILPLGNLLTRISKRRLARKRQTELKKSQLLMRK, from the exons ATGAAAATGTCAGTGCATAGCATAAAAACCACGAcaataaaaaattcagaaaCCATAGAGCCaagttattattttgtaatttttgacgATTACTTACAacccaaaaaacaacaaaattttaataaacatgaAAAGGAGCTATTGAGATTTAATGGAAAGCATACCAAGGAAATGACGCTGAACCGTAGTATAGGTGAAAAGTGGCGACTAATGTTCAAGAAATTTACCCAGCAACGAGCAGTGAAAGTGAAACCGTTGAATAATCTAAATGAAACAAATGTGCCTAAACCGAAGTGCAGCTTTCAAATCTATTGTGAAATAGCAAGTCTACACGGTTTCATTTATTTAGTGAGTACTTCAAGGTGGCAACGCttgttttggtattttattttgtgCCTTATGCTGTATTTATCCATTACTACGTTGTGGAATTCGTTGAGTTTAAATGCCGATAATCCCACGATTTTATATGTGGGGTCAAAAACAGGCATAATGTGGGGTCGCTCATTTCCAACGATTACGCTTTGCAATATGAATCGCATCTCGAAAAAGAAACTCAACGATTTGCTAATAAAGGA TTTCAGTGCCGAAAGCGCCAACCGAATTCGTCCCTTTATTCCATACCTTCTATACGGCTCACTACCGGTAAATGCAACGTCTGCCTCCTACCGTTATTTGCATACGATTCTAAGTAGTAAAAATTATACGCACAAAGAGTTTTTACAAACAATCTCACCCGACTGTGAGAGTCAATTGTTACGTTGTAAAATACATGGTCAGATACAACCCTGCAACGCACTCTTTCGCCGCGTGGAAACACAGAATGGCTTTTGTTGTGCCTTTAACTTTGATGACGTCATTAATGGAAATCAAACAGCGGAAGAATTAAATATACACAACAATCGTTTTGGCTATAAGTGGGGTCTGACCGTGCTGCTCGATCCACAGGTGGAGGATTACTATGCGTCTCGAAATAAATTTGCCGGATATCAAATATACTCACGTTCTGCATCCGATTTCATCAGCATTAATCAGCCAAATGAAATCGTATTTCCAAGGAGAGAGATTTATGTTCATATTACACCTTTGATCACTGAAGTTGCGACCGCTGTGAAGTGGCATGATCTACACTTGCGACGTTGCTATTTGCCGAAGGAACGTAAATTGCTCGCTTTTGACGATTATTCACAACAAAATTGTTTTGCGGAATGCCGCAGTCGAAGAATGGTGAAGATCTGCGGTTGTGTGCCTCCATTATGGCCTCGTGCCCACAATTGGACCGTTTGCACCTTGATGCAGGCGAGCTGTGTGATGTCTCAAATTG ATTCTGTTATGAGAACAATTCACCCTAGCGGTAAGGATTATAAACTGAATCAGAAGGCTGAAAGATACATTTGTAAGTGTTACCCGAAATGTGAGTCTTTGATATATAAAACTGACTACGGTAATACAATCTTGGACAGAAACTATTCGATAAGTGATCTAGAATTCTA CCGCGATATTGAGTTGAAAAATCATTTGGTGGTTCATGCCTTCTACGCCGAAATGTGTAATGACTACATGCGACTAGATGTTCGCTAtcatttactaaattattttg GATTGGTCGGCGGCATAACCAGCTTATATATGGGTTTCAGTTTCATCTCTGGCTTCGAAATAGTTTTCTTCCTCATAATACTACCGCTGGGAAATCTGCTAACGAGGATAAGTAAACGACGACTGGCTAGAAAAAGACAAACAGAATTGAAAAAGAGTCAATTACTCATGAGA